The following proteins are encoded in a genomic region of Longimicrobium sp.:
- a CDS encoding FeoA family protein codes for MEQRRTLGSLAPGERGRVIEVGGDHAAVQRLMDLGLIRGTTVEVVRRAPLGDPLEVKLRGFMLTLRRSEAEHITVE; via the coding sequence TTGGAACAGCGGCGGACGCTCGGCTCGCTCGCGCCCGGCGAGCGCGGCCGGGTGATCGAGGTCGGCGGAGACCACGCCGCGGTGCAGCGGCTGATGGACCTGGGGCTCATCCGCGGCACCACCGTCGAGGTGGTGCGCAGGGCCCCGCTGGGCGACCCGCTGGAAGTGAAGCTCCGGGGCTTCATGCTCACCCTGCGCCGCTCGGAGGCGGAGCACATCACGGTGGAGTAG